A genomic segment from Triplophysa dalaica isolate WHDGS20190420 chromosome 22, ASM1584641v1, whole genome shotgun sequence encodes:
- the nipblb gene encoding nipped-B-like protein B isoform X2 yields MNGDMPHVPITTLAGIASLTDLLNQLPLPSPLPATTTKSLLYNGRIAEEVNCLLSHRDDALVSQLAHSLNQVSTEHIELKDNLGSDDPEGDVPLLLQTVLSRNPNVFREKSTPTRYGVQGGLMQQPMIPSYKMPQNSMHGSPASNYQQTTISPSPPRFVQSQPGSGTRYMPQQNSPVPSPYAPQSPADYIQYSHPPSYSQHQQIQQVSVSSPVVPSGMRNIHDNKVSAQVSGSNHNSRHCSNDEYINIVQRLGNDESDPALRNASFPVRSVCSPTGSEGTPKVGSRPPLILQSPPPYTSPRDAAPDLLLDSPERKKKQKKLMKEEGGKGAMYDIVSSPTKDSTKLTIKLSRVKSAETEQTAESLQAVEHSSDAENELSCGSVPFQRNPQERLTVGQCLPAEQSGYQQVPVLQNTGALAAKQPGVVSGTPYDEAELDALAEIERIERESAIERERCSKEVQDKDKPLKKRKQDSYPQEPGAGGTAGASGTPGVGGGCNAGNKLVPQEACAASNGASRPALMVSIDLQQAGRVEGPLDSCPVPATEAQRLPEDGSESTGVLRLKSKTDGEVQRPVDGRPEVIKTPQKTTSEGRPETPKNKHDHRREISSKTSSEKRSDLSKHRHDGKPDKVRTEGRSHESSRKHEGRLEATQESKEERHRDRDRDNEGSKIRKPDTSKSSSRVEHSREKERDRDRGKEQEKEREMDRDKERVKEQVKEQEMDQDKVQEMDRDKERVKDRDKERVMDQDKERVKDRDKERVMDRDKERVKDRDKERVKDRDKERVKERERERDKDRERNRDKERDRDKDRERKHKNTESTEHRDKRSPEQRSRPDSPRVKQEPRRGGESKIKSEKPVLKSPNNKDEKRSGDIKNRIDGHKPPSESKMAEFPNYLLGGKSSALKNFVIPKLKRDKDGKVMSDVQRSIECFPEPRVKLEKLNLVEEVNRGAKPVVVLKKLSIDEVQRIISNSRRPSKSKAYSKSFSEMDSSLPLCERVKVNKRRRSATNDKPKYAEVSSNEDNDSEAFTPKRSKRDKDRTLENEEKDRKGSGDHRRSGGHHDSRKSSGNRHRDRSPEDSDEDTPPPSLSDLARKLKKKEKLKKRKAYEPKLTQDEMMDSSTFKRFSTSVDNILENLEDVDFTSLDDDEIPQELLLGKQQLSELSSESAKIKAMGIMHKIPSDKLVKVQSILEKNIQDGAKLSTLMNHGNDRDDEERLWRDLIMERVTKSADACLTALNIMNSVRMPKAVYIEDVIERILQYTKFHLQNTLYPQYDPVYRVDPHGGGMLSSKAKRAKCSTHKQRVTVMLYNKVCDVISNISELLEIQLMTDTTILQVSSLGITPFFVENVSELQLCAIKLVTAVFSRYEKHRQLILEEIFTSLARLPTSKRNLRNFRLNSSDKDGEPIYIQMVTALVLQLIQCVVHLPNEKDSDDESDRKFDKDVLITNFYETAMRTAQNFLSVFLKKCGSKQGEDDYRPLFENFVQDLLSTVNKPDWPAAELLLSLLGRLLVHQFSNKQTEMALRVASLDYLGTVAARLRKDAVTSQMDQRSIDRILGESSGSDEIQQLQKALLSYLEENMETDPSLVFARKFYIAQWFRDTSMETEKAMKSHRDDDSSDGQHHAKDIESTSEIMQKAEARKKFLRSVVKTAPSKFSSLRNSDTVDYEDSCLIVRYLASMRPFAQSFDIYLTQILRVLGESAIAVRTKAMKCLSEVVAVDPSILARLDMQRGVHGRLMDNSTSVREAAVELLGRFVLSRPQLTEQYYDMLIERILDTGISVRKRVIKILRDICLEQPTFNKVTEMCVKMIRRVNDEEGIKKLVNETFQKLWFTPTPNHDKEAMTRKILNITDVVAACRDSGYDWFEQLLQNLLKTEEDASYKPARKACVQLVDSLVEHIIKYEESLADGDNKGLASNLVACITTLYLFSKIRPQLMVKHAMTMQPYLTTKCNSQSDFMVICNVAKILELVIPLMDHPSETFLTTIEEDLMKLIIKYGMTVVQHCVSCLGAVVNKVTHNFKFVWACFNRYYGALNKLKLQHQEDPNSSVLVSNKPALLRSLFTVGALCRHFDFDQEEFKGSNKVVIKDKVMELLLYFTKNEDEEVQTKAIIGLGFLCIQHPELMFSPDIKNPYNTLMADRKTSVNLKIQVLKNLQMYLQEEDSRMQEADREWKKMAKQEDLKEMGDISSGMSSSIMQLYLKQVLECFFHTQSSVRHFALNVIALTLNQGLVHPVQCVPYLIAMGTDSEPTMRNKSDLQLVEIDKKYSGFIHMKAVAGLKMSYQVQQAIVGSQKTVVRGFRQDETSGALCSHLYSMVRGNRQHRRAFLISLLNLFDDSSKSDVNMLLFVADNLATFPYQSQDEPLFIMHHVDITLSVSGSNLMQSFKESLLKEPRQREKKKKKKKKRGKRCGSEEDEDESSRASTSDSSDDDVIRRPKKPKQAGPVDSDFDSDLEDVDKVMQHLPDNPIPLLDFASASQGILLLLMLKQHLKNLYGFSDSKIQKYSPTESAKVYDKAVNRKANVHFNPRQTMDYLTNNLSNADLTYDAKRRIVRQYLDFKVLMEHLDPDEEDEEGEASASSHARNKAITALLGASSPKNHATDSYDDDSDADEKTPGSSRRSRKGGDSAVASGHMNKTVEAMDVIAIYCPKYKDRPQIARVIQKTSTGYSVHWMAGSYSGTWAKAKKRDGRKQVPWVDNIKESDIIYKKIALTSAHKLTNKMVHTLRSLYAAKEGTSS; encoded by the exons ATGAATGGGGATATGCCTCATGTTCCTATCACCACTCTCGCTGGGATCGCAAGCCTCACTGACC tgTTGAATCAGCTGCCCCTCCCTTCTCCTCTCCCTGCCACCACCACTAAGAGCCTGCTGTATAATGGGAGGATTGCAGAGGAGGTCAACTGTCTGCTGTCCCACCGCGACGATGCTCTTGTGTCTCAGCTGGCTCACAGCCTCAATCAGGTGTCCACCGAACACAT AGAGTTAAAGGACAACTTAGGCAGCGATGACCCGGAGGGAGATGTGCCTCTACTGCTACAGACGGTGCTGTCCAGGAACCCCAATGTTTTCAGGGAGAAAAGTACGCCCACCCGATACGGGGTTCAGGGCG GTTTAATGCAACAGCCAATGATACCATCCTACAAGATGCCTCAAAATTCAATGCACGGAAGCCCGGCATCAAACTACCAGCAAACCACTATAAGTCCGAGCCCTCCCAG ATTCGTTCAATCTCAGCCGGGTTCTGGTACCAGGTACATGCCCCAGCAGAACAGTCCAGTGCCCAGCCCATACGCCCCACAGAGCCCCGCAGACTACATTCAGTATAGTCACCCACCCAGCTACTCTCAACACCAACAGATCCAGCAAG TGTCTGTATCCAGTCCTGTAGTTCCTAGTGGAATGAGAAACATCCATGACAACAAGGTCTCTGCGCAAGTGTCCGGCTCCAATCATAACTCGAGGCATTGCTCCAATGATGAGTACATCAACATCGTCCAGAGGCTTGGAAATGAT GAGAGTGACCCAGCTTTGAGAAATGCATCCTTTCCTGTTCGTTCTGTCTGCTCTCCTACTGGAAGTGAAGGAACTCCGAAAG TCGGTTCTCGCCCTCCCCTGATTCTTCAGTCTCCTCCACCCTATACCTCCCCAAGAGATGCTGCTCCTGACCTCCTCTTGGACTCCCCCGAACGcaaaaagaagcaaaaaaaacTCATGAAAGAGGAGGGAGGTAAAGGTGCCATGTATGATATTGTCAGCTCCCCCACAAAAGACTCAACCAAGCTTACGATAAAGTTGTCTCGTGTGAAGTCTGCCGAAACGGAGCAGACAGCAGAGTCGTTGCAAGCCGTAGAGCACAGCTCTGACGCCGAAAACGAGCTGTCGTGCGGTAGCGTACCGTTCCAGCGGAACCCCCAGGAGCGGCTGACTGTGGGCCAGTGTCTCCCGGCGGAGCAGTCGGGCTACCAGCAGGTTCCTGTACTACAAAACACGGGGGCACTTGCAGCCAAGCAACCCGGGGTAGTTAGTGGAACCCCCTACGATGAGGCAGAATTGGATGCTCTAGCAGAGATAGAAAGAATCGAGAGGGAATCCGCTATCGAACGAGAACGGTGCTCCAAAGAAGTTCAAGATAAAG ACAAACCTTTGAAGAAGAGAAAACAAGATTCATACCCTCAGGAACCAGGGGCTGGGGGCACCGCAGGCGCTTCAGGGACACCTGGGGTGGGAGGTGGTTGTAATGCTGGAAACAAACTGGTACCTCAAGAGGCTTGTGCTGCTAGCAATGGAGCCAGCCGGCCTGCCCTGATGGTCAGTATCGACCTGCAGCAAGCCGGCAGGGTGGAAGGGCCGCTAGACTCCTGTCCCGTTCCTGCAACAGAGGCTCAACGTCTGCCGGAGGACGGCTCGGAATCCACAGGGGTCTTGCGGCTGAAATCCAAGACAGATGGAGAGGTGCAGCGGCCAGTAGATGGCCGACCCGAGGTTATCAAAACGCCACAGAAAACCACGTCGGAAGGGCGACCGGAGACTCCCAAAAACAAGCACGACCACCGCAGGGAGATCTCCAGCAAAACAAGTTCGGAAAAGAGATCTGATCTTTCCAAGCACAGACATGACGGGAAGCCTGACAAAGTAAGAACTGAGGGAAGAAGTCATGAAAGCTCACGGAAACATGAGGGGCGATTGGAGGCTACTCAAGAGAGTAAAGAGGAACGGCACAGAGATCGGGACAGGGACAATGAAGGCTCCAAAATTCGCAAACCGGACACGTCTAAATCATCCAGCCGGGTGGAGCACAGTCGAGAGAAGGAACGGGATAGAGATAGGGGCaaagagcaggagaaggagcggGAGATGGATCGGGACAAGGAACGGGTGAAGGAACAGGTGAAAGAACAGGAGATGGATCAGGATAAGGTACAGGAGATGGACCGGGACAAGGAACGGGTGAAGGATCGGGACAAGGAAAGGGTGATGGATCAAGACAAGGAGCGGGTGAAAGATCGGGACAAGGAACGGGTGATGGATCGGGACAAGGAGCGGGTGAAAGATCGGGACAAGGAACGAGTGAAAGATCGGGACAAGGAACGGGTGAAggaacgagagagagaaagagacaaagaCCGAGAGAGGAATCGTGACAAAGAACGAGACAGGGACAAGGACCGAGaaaggaaacacaaaaacacagaatcaaCAGAGCACAGGGACAAACGGTCTCCTGAGCAGCGCTCGCGACCTGACAGTCCTCGAGTGAAGCAGGAACCCCGGAGAGGAGGAGAATCCAAAATAAAATCTGAGAAGCCAGTTCTTAAATCTCCTAACAACAAAGACGAGAAGCGTAGCGGTGACATCAAGAACCGGATTGACGGACATAAACCACCGTCAGAATCCAAGATGGCAGAATTTCCCAACTACCTGCTGGGAGGCAAATCAAGTGCATTAAAGAACTTTGTCATTCCTAAATTGAAACGAGACAAAGATGGAAAAGTGATGTCGGATGTGCAGCGGTCTATAGAGTGTTTTCCCGAGCCACGTGTGAAACTGGAGAAACTGAACCTAGTAGAGGAAGTAAACAGGGGCGCTAAACCTGTTGTCGTTCTAAAGAAACTTTCCATCGATGAGGTCCAGAGGATTATCAGTAATTCACGCAGACCAAGCAAGAGCAAGGCTTACAGCAAATCATTCTCAG AAATGGACTCCAGTTTGCCATTGTGTGAGAGAGTAAAGGTGAATAAACGCAGACGCAGCGCTACCAACGACAAGCCCAAGTATGCTGAGGTCAGCTCAAATGAAGACAACGATTCTGAAGCGT TCACCCCAAAGCGTTCGAAAAGAGACAAGGACAGAACGTTGGAGAATGAAGAAAAGGACCGGAAGGGTTCTGGAGATCATAGGCGGAGCGGAGGACATCACGACAGTCGGAAAAGCTCAGGCAATCGACACAGAGACCGGAGCCCAGAGGACTCTGACGAGGACACGCCGCCACCTAGCTTAAGTGACC TTGCCAGGAAGTtgaagaaaaaggaaaaactaaaaaagagaaaagcctACGAGCCCAAATTGACTCAGGACG AAATGATGGACTCATCCACATTCAAGAGGTTTTCCACCAGTGTTGACAATATTCTTGAAAACCTTGAAGATGTTGACTTCACATCATTAG ATGATGATGAGATCCCTCAGGAGTTACTGCTCGGAAAACAGCAGCTCTCAGAATTAAGCAGCGAATCTGCCAAAATAAAGGCCATGGGCATCATGCATAAG ATTCCATCTGATAAGTTAGTGAAGGTCCAAAGTATTTTAGAGAAAAACATTCAGGATGGTGCAAAGCTCTCCACCCTCATGAATCAC GGCAACGACAGGGATGATGAGGAACGATTGTGGCGTGACCTCATAATGGAACGAGTCACAAAATCTGCTGACGCTTGTCTGACGGCTCTTAACATCATGAACTCCGTGCGGATGCCGAAGGCTGTGTACATCGAGGATGTTATAGAGAGGATCTTACAGTACACAAAGTTCCATCTACAGAACACGTTGTATCCGCAGTACGACCCCGTCTACAGGGTGGACCCTCATGGAG GAGGAATGCTCAGCTCGAAAGCCAAGCGAGCAAAGTGCTCAACGCACAAGCAGAGAGTAACCGTCATGCTTTACAATAAAGTATGTGACGTTATCAGCAACATTTCTGAACTGCTTGAGATTCAGTTGATGACAGACACGACCATCCTTCAG GTCTCGTCGCTGGGCATCACACCTTTTTTTGTTGAGAACGTGAGCGAGCTGCAGCTTTGTGCCATTAAGCTGGTGACGGCT GTGTTCTCTAGATATGAAAAACACAGACAGCTGATCCTAGAAGAGATCTTCACCTCTCTCGCCCGTCTGCCAACCAGCAAGAGAAACTTAAGAAACTTCAG ACTGAACAGCAGTGATAAGGATGGGGAGCCCATATACATTCAGATGGTAACAGCCCTAGTTCTACAGCTCATTCAGTGTGTGGTCCATCTGCCTAATGAGAAAGATTCAGATGATGAAAGTGACAGGAAG TTTGATAAGGATGTACTAATCACAAACTTCTATGAGACCGCAATGAGAACAGCACAAAACTTCCTCTCCGTTTTCCTCAAAAA gtgcGGTAGTAAGCAGGGCGAAGATGACTACAGGCCGCTGTTTGAAAACTTTGTTCAGGATCTTCTGTCCACTGTGAATAAACCCGATTGGCCCGCTGCAGAGCTGCTACTAAGCCTTCTGGGAAGGCTACTG GTTCACCAGTTTAGTAATAAGCAAACAGAGATGGCTTTGAGGGTGGCTTCTTTGGATTATCTGGGCACCGTGGCCGCACGTCTTCGCAAAGATGCAGTGACCAGCCAAATGGACCAGCGCTCCATCGACCGTATCCTAGGAGAG AGTTCTGGCAGCGATGAGATTCAGCAGCTACAGAAGGCTCTGTTGAGTTACCTGGAAGAGAACATGGAGACTGATCCATCTCTTGTG TTTGCACGCAAGTTCTACATCGCACAGTGGTTCAGGGACACCAGCATGGAAACGGAGAAAGCTATGAAATCTCATAGAGACGATGACTCGTCCGACGGGCAGCATCATGCCAAGGACATCGAGTCTACTAGTGAGATCATGCAGAAAGCCGAAGCCCGCAAGAAGTTCCTCCGGTCTGTTGTCAAGACTGCACCATCAAAGTTTAGCTCACTAAG AAACTCGGATACTGTGGACTATGAGGACTCGTGTCTTATCGTGCGATATCTGGCCTCTATGAGGCCGTTTGCACAGAGCTTTGATATTTATCTCACACAG ATCTTGAGAGTCCTCGGTGAAAGTGCCATCGCAGTGAGAACAAAAGCGATGAAATGTCTTTCTGAAGTCGTTGCGGTGGATCCCAGCATTCTGGCCCGG TTGGACATGCAGCGAGGAGTTCACGGGCGATTGATGGATAACTCCACCAGTGTTAGAGAGGCTGCAGTGGAGCTGTTGGGCCGGTTTGTACTGAGCCGACCGCAGCTAACCGAACAGTATTATGACATGTTGATCGAGCGGATCCTG GACACAGGCATCAGTGTGAGGAAGAGGGTTATTAAAATCCTGCGAGACATCTGTCTGGAGCAGCCCACCTTCAACAAGGTTACTGAAATGTGTGTCAAGATGATCAGAAGAGTCAATGATGAGGAAGGCATCAAG AAATTGGTGAACGAGACGTTTCAGAAACTGTGGTTTACCCCCACGCCGAATCACGATAAAGAGGCCATGACTCGAAAGATTCTCAACATCACGGATGTG GTCGCTGCATGCAGAGATTCGGGTTATGACTGGTTCGAGCAGCTGCTGCAGAAT CTGCTGAAGACAGAAGAGGACGCTTCCTACAAACCGGCCAGGAAGGCTTGTGTTCAGCTGGTGGACAGTCTGGTGGAGCATATTATCAAATACGAGGAATCTCTCGCTG ATGGTGACAACAAGGGGCTGGCATCGAACCTGGTGGCGTGTATCACCACACTGTATCTTTTCAGCAAAATCCGACCTCAGCTGATGGTGAAACACGCCATGACTATGCAGCCCTACCTCACTACAAAGTGTAAT AGTCAAAGTGATTTCATGGTGATCTGCAATGTGGCAAAAATCCTGGAGCTTGTGATTCCTTTGATGGATCATCCGAGTGAAACCTTCCTCACCACCATCGAAGAAGATCTTATGAAGCTCATCATCAAATACGGCATGACG GTTGTGCAGCACTGCGTAAGTTGTCTCGGCGCTGTTGTCAATAAGGTCACCCATAACTTTAAGTTTGTCTGGGCTTGTTTTAATCGATACtatg GAGCGCTGAACAAGCTGAAGTTACAGCATCAGGAAGATCCAAACAGCAGCGTTCTGGTATCAAATAAACCAGCGCTGTTGCGGTCACTGTTTACTGTGGGAGCACTGTGCAGACACTTTGACTTTGACCAAGAAGAGTTTAAAGGCAGTAATAAG GTGGTCATAAAAGACAAAGTGATGGAGCTGCTACTGTATTTCACTAAGAATGAGGACGAGGAGGTGCAGACTAAGGCCATCATAGGTTTAG GGTTCCTGTGCATCCAGCACCCAGAGTTGATGTTTTCTCCAGATATTAAAAACCCTTACAACACTCTCATGGCTGACAGGAAGACATCTGTGAACCTGAAGATCCAGGTGCTGAAAAACCTGCAGATGTACCTGCAGGAGGAGGACTCGCGCATGCAAGAGGCCGATAGGGAGT GGAAGAAAATGGCCAAGCAGGAGGACCTGAAGGAGATGGGCGACATCTCGTCTGGCATGAGCAGTTCCATCATGCAACTCTACCTCAAGCAGGTGTTGGAGTGTTTCTTCCACACGCAGTCCAGCGTACGGCACTTCGCCCTAAACGTCATCGCTCTGACTCTCAACCAGGGCCTCGTTCACCCCGTACAG TGTGTTCCATATCTTATCGCCATGGGAACGGATTCCGAACCCACAATGAGGAATAAATCCGATCTACAACTCGTAGAGATTGATAAGAAATACAGCGGATTCATTCAC ATGAAGGCCGTGGCGGGGTTGAAAATGTCCTATCAGGTACAACAAGCCATCGTGGGTTCTCAGAAGACGGTGGTCAGGGGCTTCCGACAGGATGAGACAAGCGGGGCACTGTGTTCTCATCTCTACAGCATGGTGCGAGGCAACAGACAACACCGAAGGGCTTTCCTCATCTCACTGCTTAACCTGTTTGACGACAGTTCG AAGTCAGACGTGAACATGCTTTTGTTTGTTGCGGACAATCTGGCCACCTTCCCTTATCAGAGTCAGGACGAGCCGCTGTTTATCATGCATCATGTAGACATCACACTGTCTGTGTCCGGCAGCAACCTGATGCAGTCTTTTAAAGAG TCTTTGCTGAAAGAGCCAAGACAAcgagaaaagaagaagaagaagaaaaagaagagaggGAAAAGATGCGGCTCtgaggaagatgaagatgagAGCAGCAGGGCAAGCACCAGCGACAGTAGTGATGACGATGTCATCCGTCGGCCGAAGAAACCCAAGCAAGCTGGGCCGGTGGACTCGGACTTCGATTCGGACCTCGAGGATGTCGACAAAGTGATGCAGCATCTCCCTGACAACCCGATTCCCCTGCTAGATTTCGCGAGCGCGTCTCAGGGTATCCTGCTTCTTCTGATGCTCAAGCAGCACCTTAAGAACCTCTACGGCTTCTCTGATAG TAAAATTCAGAAGTACTCGCCTACGGAATCTGCAAAAGTGTACGACAAGGCTGTAAACCGGAAGGCCAATGTGCATTTCAACCCACGGCAGACAATGGATTACCTGACCAACAACTTGTCCAATGCAGATCTCACGTACGACGCCAAGAGGAGGATCGTCAGACAGTATTTAGAT TTTAAGGTACTGATGGAGCACTTGGACCCAGACGAGGAAGATGAAGAGGGAGAAGCTTCAGCCAGCAGCCACGCAAGAAATAAAGCCATCACTGCTCTGCTAGGAGCATCCAGTCCCAAGAATCACGCTACTGATTCGTACGACGACGACAGTGATGCAGACGAAAAGACCCCAGGG TCATCACGGCGATCAAGGAAAGGTGGAGATTCGGCGGTAGCATCAGGTCATATGAACAAAACCGTTGAAGCCATGGACGTCATCGCTATCTACTGTCCTAAATATAAGGACCGGCCGCAGATAGCGCGTGTCATTCAGAAAACGAGTACAGGCTACAGCGTTCACTGGATGGCCGGCTCCTACTCGGGCACCTGGGCAAAAGCTAAGAAACGCGACGGACGAAAACAGGTGCCTTGGGTGGACAATATAAAGGAGTCCGACATTATCTACAAGAAAATTGCCTTGACAAGCGCGCACAAACTGACCAATAAAATGGTGCATACTTTACGTTCACTGTACGCAGCCAAGGAAGGAACTTCCAGCTAA